A single genomic interval of Armigeres subalbatus isolate Guangzhou_Male chromosome 1, GZ_Asu_2, whole genome shotgun sequence harbors:
- the LOC134223274 gene encoding replication protein A 70 kDa DNA-binding subunit: protein MSYSGLLTTGCIADIMRGSELEKPVVQILGSKRIAGGGDQSERYRLLISDEQYLYSFAMLATQLNGLHQNGQLAEFTVIRIDRYITSMVNRNEKSEKRVLIILDLTVVKPGATVGEKIGNPQPLTDLGAVGTNSGGAGSAVPARTESAGSISNGSAYQNRSVANTSHTSTGGATPSLQDTLTHPINSLSPYQNKWVIRARVMTKSGIRTWSNAKGEGKLFSMDIMDESGEIRVTAFKEQCDKFFDMIEVDKVYYITKCQLKPANKQYSALKNDYEMTMTNETLIQECNDAEIAMPTIQYNFVPISQIANMEANALIDVIGICKEAGEVVQFTAKTSGRELKKRDITLVDMSNAAVSLTLWGEEAQGFSATNNPVLMIKGARVNEFGGGKSIGLVSSSVMKTNPNSEEAFKITGWYRNGGCNNVINSVSTRTGTGSGFSTEWMTFHEAKEKNLGNGDKPDYFQVKALIHNIKSGNAIYKACPQADCNKKVVDQDNGQFRCEKCNSDFPNFKYRLLVNMLIGDWTSNRWVTIFTELAEQMLGKTSQEIGEALDSHTEDAEQIFSSISFQSFMFKLRTKVEFYGDSARNKTTAVAATPINHKEYNAYLIKNIQEMTGISKH, encoded by the exons atgagctaCAGCGGATTGTTGACCACCGGATGCATCGCC gATATAATGCGCGGCTCCGAGTTGGAGAAACCGGTGGTACAGATTCTGGGATCGAAACGGATTGCCGGTGGCGGCGATCAGTCCGAACGGTATCGACTGTTGATCTCCGACGAGCAGTACCTGTACAGTTTTGCCATGTTGGCCACCCAGCTGAACGGTCTGCACCAGAACGGCCAGTTGGCCGAGTTCACGGTCATCCGAATCGACCGTTACATCACCTCTATGGTGAATCGCAACGAAAAATCCGAAAAGCGAGTGCTGATCATTTTGGACTTAACCGTGGTCAAACCGGGCGCTACGGTCGGGGAGAAGATTGGCAATCCACAGCCGTTGACGGATCTGGGAGCTGTCGGCACTAACAGCGGAGGTGCTGGCTCCGCTGTTCCGGCTAGGACGGAGTCTGCCGGAAGTATCAG TAACGGATCTGCTTACCAGAATCGATCGGTGGCCAACACGAGCCACACTTCAACAGGTGGCGCCACCCCCTCGCTTCAGGATACTTTGACTCATCCCATCAACTCGCTTAGCCCGTATCAGAACAAGTGGGTCATCAGGGCCCGTGTCATGACCAAATCGGGCATCAGAACCTGGAGCAATGCCAAGGGGGAGGGTAAGCTGTTCTCGATGGACATCATGGACGAATCGGGCGAAATTCGAGTCACCGCTTTTAAAGAGCAGTGTGATAAGTTCTTTGACATGATTGAAGTAGACAAGGTTTACTACATTACCAAGTGTCAGCTGAAGCCGGCTAATAAGCAGTACTCTGCGCTGAAGAACGATTACGAGATGACCATGACGAACGAAACCTTGATTCAGGAATGCAATGATGCGGAAATAGCGATGCCAACAATTCAGTACAATTTTGTTCCCATTTCTCAAATTGCAAACATGGAGGCGAACGCCCTGATTGACGTTATTGGCATTTGTAAGGAAGCTGGAGAGGTGGTACAATTTACGGCCAAGACATCCGGTCGCGAGCTCAAAAAGCGTGATATAACATTGGTGGATATGAGCAACGCCGCGGTTTCCCTGACGTTATGGGGCGAGGAAGCCCAGGGCTTCAGTGCAACGAACAATCCGGTGTTAATGATCAAGGGCGCACGTGTGAACGAATTCGGGGGTGGCAAATCGATCGGACTTGTTTCTAGCAGTGTGATGAAGACCAATCCTAACTCAGAGGAGGCTTTCAAAATAACCGGCTGGTATCGAAACGGTGGCTGCAACAATGTTATTAACAGTGTATCAACCAGAACAGGGACCGGCTCGGGTTTCTCCACCGAATGGATGACATTCCACGAGGCCAAGGAAAAGAACCTGGGCAACGGCGATAAACCGGACTACTTCCAGGTAAAGGCCCTCATTCACAACATCAAATCGGGCAATGCCATCTACAAGGCATGCCCACAAGCGGACTGtaacaaaaaggttgtcgaccAGGATAATGGCCAGTTCCGTTGCGAGAAGTGTAACTCCGATTTTCCGAATTTCAAATATCGGCTGCTGGTTAAT ATGCTGATCGGCGACTGGACCTCCAACCGATGGGTGACCATATTTACGGAACTGGCCGAGCAAATGCTGGGAAAAACTTCGCAGGAAATTGGCGAGGCCTTGGATTCACACACAGAGGATGCGGAGCAAATTTTCTCGTCGATCAGCTTCCAGAGCTTTATGTTCAAGCTGCGCACCAAAGTCGAATTCTACGGAGACTCTGCGCGGAACAAGACTACAGCAGTCGCCGCCACACCGATCAACCACAAGGAGTATAATGCCTATCTGATCAAGAACATCCAGGAGATGACCGGAATCAGTAAGCATTAG